A portion of the Spirochaetales bacterium genome contains these proteins:
- a CDS encoding ATP-binding protein — MIDPDAPVTNPDDFFGRTAIIRRIFSRIGAERPQSIAIIGGRKSGKTSIINYIFNEKIRNEHLKQPDNYIFYLMHSQEHASERAEHFISKIIGSASPDMEPDTNQYATLQKIVQDIHQAGKKLILLLDDFHFVTGNKEFPLEFFSFLRSLANNYNVAYVTTSFLELQKLCVAKDIEESPFFNIFTNFAIGPLSVQNGAILLQTISGIEKEVADNIISWAGPIPYMIKLIACGYEKNPALLQLDENHYEQKLLPVISPYFEEILTILPKEASSPLKHIAKGRQPDQKDVHLLRPLIRHGFLVEDDELLSPFSPAFLAFLKRNPAAGLFKGQKYY, encoded by the coding sequence ATGATCGATCCCGATGCACCTGTCACCAATCCCGATGATTTCTTCGGAAGAACGGCTATCATCAGACGGATATTTTCCCGTATCGGCGCCGAGAGGCCCCAATCGATCGCGATTATCGGCGGAAGAAAAAGCGGGAAAACATCGATTATAAACTATATATTCAATGAGAAAATCAGAAACGAGCACCTCAAACAACCGGATAACTATATCTTTTATCTGATGCATTCACAGGAGCATGCCTCGGAACGGGCCGAACACTTCATTTCAAAAATAATCGGCAGCGCCTCACCGGATATGGAACCGGATACGAATCAGTATGCGACGCTTCAGAAAATAGTGCAGGATATTCATCAGGCGGGGAAAAAACTCATTCTCCTGCTCGATGATTTTCACTTTGTCACCGGAAACAAGGAATTCCCCCTGGAGTTTTTTTCTTTTTTACGTTCACTGGCCAACAATTATAATGTCGCATATGTAACCACATCGTTTTTGGAACTCCAGAAATTATGTGTCGCCAAGGATATAGAAGAATCTCCTTTTTTCAATATCTTTACCAATTTCGCCATTGGCCCGCTTTCCGTGCAAAACGGCGCAATACTGCTTCAAACGATCTCCGGGATCGAAAAAGAGGTCGCCGATAACATCATATCGTGGGCTGGTCCCATCCCCTATATGATCAAGCTTATCGCTTGCGGATATGAAAAAAATCCCGCTCTTTTACAATTGGATGAAAACCATTACGAACAAAAATTATTGCCCGTCATTTCCCCATACTTCGAAGAAATATTGACAATATTACCGAAAGAAGCCTCTTCACCGCTCAAGCACATAGCAAAAGGAAGGCAACCCGATCAAAAAGACGTTCATCTTCTCCGGCCTTTGATCCGGCATGGATTTCTTGTTGAAGACGATGAATTGTTATCTCCTTTTTCACCTGC